The Kitasatospora paranensis genome has a window encoding:
- a CDS encoding MFS transporter: MPETGPVLRRSTLLAMCACVLVAQSMVAAINLMIPQLAASALHPTPSELLWTVDAYVIVFAGLLIPAGAFGDRYGRRRALLAGLALFATGAGLSAAGGTLGSVPALVAGRAVSGAGAALVMPATMAVLVHLAGPQRRVQALAAWTLAIGLGGLAGNVGGGLTAQYLPWEALFWAMVPLAALLAVAVRATVPELPRHPAASDPLGTVLLVGGTTALLYGIIEGPSHGWASAHVTAGFAAAALLLAGFTAHGLTAGRPLIDPRVLRSRRLRAAVLGTAASFFGLFALFFVNAQFLQYAKGYSPARTGFAIVPLTVGMALLPRLAGRIQARYGVRPAAAGGLALIGAGLLAVSTCGPATPYPLYALWLLALSAGLGLSAPGLTHTVVSELPPGQAGLGAGLNTAARELGAALGVAVVGTVLAGRTGGAGHAPAGAEFAEAMALGLRVVAVPVLLAAAAVAVGLRPGGPGGRRTSGAPAPEPRHRVGPAA, translated from the coding sequence ATGCCCGAAACCGGTCCGGTCCTGCGCCGGTCCACCCTGCTCGCGATGTGCGCCTGCGTGCTGGTCGCCCAGAGCATGGTGGCCGCGATCAACCTGATGATCCCCCAACTCGCCGCCTCCGCCCTGCACCCCACCCCCAGCGAGCTGCTCTGGACGGTCGACGCCTACGTCATCGTCTTCGCCGGCCTGCTGATCCCCGCCGGCGCCTTCGGCGACCGCTACGGGCGGCGGCGCGCGCTGCTCGCCGGGCTCGCCCTGTTCGCCACCGGCGCCGGTCTGAGCGCTGCCGGCGGCACGCTGGGCTCCGTCCCGGCACTGGTCGCCGGCCGGGCTGTCTCCGGCGCCGGAGCGGCGCTCGTCATGCCCGCCACCATGGCCGTCCTGGTCCACCTGGCCGGGCCGCAGCGGCGTGTCCAGGCACTCGCCGCGTGGACGCTGGCGATCGGCCTCGGCGGCCTCGCGGGCAATGTCGGCGGCGGCCTGACCGCCCAGTACCTGCCGTGGGAGGCGCTGTTCTGGGCGATGGTCCCGCTGGCGGCGCTGCTCGCCGTCGCCGTGCGGGCCACCGTCCCCGAACTGCCCCGCCACCCCGCCGCGTCCGACCCGCTCGGCACCGTGCTGCTGGTCGGCGGCACGACCGCCCTGCTGTACGGCATCATCGAAGGCCCCTCGCACGGCTGGGCCTCGGCGCATGTCACGGCCGGCTTCGCGGCGGCGGCCCTGCTGCTCGCCGGCTTCACCGCACACGGCCTGACCGCGGGCAGGCCGCTGATCGACCCCCGGGTCCTCCGGTCTCGGCGGCTGCGGGCCGCGGTGCTCGGCACGGCCGCATCCTTCTTCGGCCTGTTCGCGCTCTTCTTCGTCAACGCGCAATTCCTGCAGTACGCCAAGGGCTACTCGCCGGCCCGGACGGGCTTCGCCATCGTGCCGCTCACGGTCGGCATGGCGCTGCTGCCCCGGCTCGCGGGCCGGATCCAGGCCCGGTACGGCGTCCGCCCGGCCGCGGCCGGCGGCCTGGCGCTGATCGGCGCGGGCCTGCTCGCCGTCTCCACCTGCGGACCGGCCACCCCCTACCCGCTGTACGCCCTGTGGCTGCTCGCCCTGTCGGCGGGCCTGGGACTGTCGGCGCCGGGCCTGACCCACACCGTGGTCTCCGAACTGCCCCCCGGGCAGGCCGGACTCGGCGCCGGCCTCAACACCGCCGCGCGGGAACTCGGCGCCGCCCTCGGCGTCGCCGTGGTGGGCACCGTGCTGGCCGGCCGCACGGGCGGCGCCGGACACGCCCCCGCAGGAGCCGAGTTCGCCGAGGCGATGGCGCTCGGGCTGCGCGTCGTCGCGGTGCCCGTCCTGCTGGCCGCCGCGGCCGTCGCGGTCGGCCTGCGCCCGGGCGGGCCGGGCGGGCGCCGTACCTCGGGCGCCCCGGCCCCGGAACCCCGGCACCGGGTCGGACCGGCAGCCTGA